The nucleotide window TCTCCTCAACCGCCTTATCCAATTTCACTATTTTCTGAACCCTGCTATCCATATCCCTGATAATTATTTCTCCAGCCAGAGCTTCCTTTTGTCCCAAGATCAGAGAGTATCTGGCTTGGATTTTATTGGCTATCTTCAATTGCGGCTTCAAGGAATCGCGTCCCAGCGACTCAGCCACTTTAATCTTCGCCTTTCTGAAATCGTCCAAAAGCTTCAAACTTTTTCTTTTTGATAATTCTCCCAATTGAGCTAAGAAAATTTTGGGCAAAACAGGCTGGGGCATTTCCGCTCCCTGCGCCTTCATCATATTGATGATTCTTTCCACTCCCATCGCCCCTCCGCAGGCAGGAGTGTCTTTCTTGCCGCCCAAAAGCTTGACCAAATTATCATACCTTCCTCCGGCCGCCAAAGTGCCTTGAGATTTTCCTTCTTCAGATTCTTCGTAAATTTCAAAAACTGTTTTGGTGTAATAATCCAATCCTCGGACAAGGCGGGGATTTAATGTGTAAGGAATGCCGATCTCATCCAGAAATTCCAAAAATCTTTTAAAATGGCTGTGGCAATTTTCACAGAGATAATCAACCGTCTGCGGAGCTTCCAGAGCAGCTTCCTTGCATTTTTCATTCTTGCAGTCCAAAATCCTTAAAGGATTATCTTTCAATCTCTTCTTGCAATCAGGGCATAGGGAAGATGTTTTCAAGCGGAAATACTTATTTAAGGCTCTTTTATAAGATGATCGGCATTGTCCGTCTCCGATGCTATTCACTTCCACAACTAATTTTTTCAATTTAAGAGAAGTCAGAATGTTATAAAAAATCTGAACTATTTGAGCGTCAATTAAAGCGCTCCCTTCCCCTATCGCCTCCATTCCAAAATGATGAAATTGGCGATATCTTCCGGCTTGAGGCCGGTCGTGGCGGAAAAATGGCCCGAAATAGCTTAATCTTACCGGTTGAGGAAGGCTTTGCATCCCGTGCTCAAGATAAGCCCTCACGACAGGCGGAGTTCCTTCCGGACGCAAAGCTAAAGAATCACCTCCTTTTGTTTTGAAAGAATAAATTTCTTTTTGAATAATATCCGTTAATTCTCCTGTCCCTTTTTCAAAAAGCCCGCTCTCTTCAAGGATGGGAGTGGTTATCGGTTGAAAACCGTAAAAATCAGCGAACTCTTCACAGGTTTTACTTATTTTTTGAAAATATTTTTGGTCTTCCGGCAGAATGTCGTGCATTCCGGTCGGAGACTGAAATTTTAATTTTTCCATTGTTATATTTAGTTATTAATTATTGTAATCCAAAGTATTGAATTCATGGAGAGAGGTAAACGGCCAAACCCTCAAAAAAACTTTACCGATGATGTTTTTTCTCGGAAGAATTCCCCAACTCCTTGAATCAAAAGAAACCGCCCGATTGTCTCCCATAACAAAATACTCATCTTCCCTCATTGAAATTTTTACATTCCCCGTAGTGAAAACGTTATAAGGAAGATACCCTGTTTCGTCTAAAACTTTTGAGCCGTCTTTCCCATTGATTATCACTTGCCCATTGCTGACGTCCACTGTTTCCCCGGGCAAGCCGATAACCCTCTTGATGAAACGCTTTGACGGATCTTCCGGATATTTAAAAACAACTATATCTCCCCTTTCCGGATCGCCTAATCGGTAAGACATTTCATCAATAATCAAATAATCATTCTGGCTGAAATTCGGCTCCATTGACTGGCCGTTGACAAAAAAAGGCTGAAATAAAAAATAGCGGATAGGAAGCACTATCAGCAGAGCGATAACGGTTATTTTTACAACCTCAAAAACAAAGGAGAAATACTTATTCATATCTGTGATTTTATCAGTATTTTTTTGTTTTAACAAGAGAGGTGATATAATCGAACTATGTTATTGATTGTCGGCTTGGGAAATCCGGGCGAAAAATTTAAAAATACGCGCCATAATATCGGCTTTAAGGCAATCGATGGAATCGTCGCTAATTTTTCCCGCCCGTTGACGGAATCCCGTAGCGGCGGGACAACTTTCAATTTTCAATCAATTTTTAATGCTCAAATTTCCAAAGGAAAAATTAATGGACAAGATATCGTTCTCGCTAAACCGCAAACTTTTATGAACCTTTCAGGCCAATCAATAAAGAAAATAATCAAGGATTGTCCCGCCTCAACCCCGCTATGGCGGGGCAAGATGCGGGAGAAATTAAAAATTGAAAATTTGGTTGTCATTCATGATGACATTGACTTACCGCTGGGAAAAATAAAGATTGTCAAAAACAGAGGAACCGGCGGGCATAAAGGAGTTGAGTCAATTGCCAAAGAATTAAAAACAAAGAACTTCATCAGGATAAGAATCGGAGTCAACCAAAGCTCAAAACTAAAAATGCAAAATGAAGAACAACAGCTTAAAACTCAAAAAATAGAAGCATTCGTTCTCGGAAAATTTGATAAAAAAGAAGAAAAGATTGTTAAGGAAATAATCAAGAAAACCATTTCAGCTGTTGAAATGATTTTGAGCCAAGGATTAGAAAAAACCATGTCCGAATTCAACCAATAAACTATCGTCGTGGGGTCATATTGCCGTAGGGTCTGACCCCGCGATGGCCTATTGACTTACAACGACCGCTTGCTATGCTATAAGTAATGGATCGGGGTGTCCCCGGTCGGCAAAAGGTTCCGCAAGGGACTTTTTGCTTTTTACGAAAAAATTTCAAGTCCATAACCGTCAATTTTGCCAGCGCCACTGCAATATAATTTATTTTTGATAATGGTAAAGGGAATATACGGCTCCTCCGAATTTAAAACATGACGAGCGATTGGATAAGCGCACAAGTCGGCTATCTGCAAGCCATTATCGTTATCTTTTTTAGTAACCATTGAAAAACTTTCAATTCTTTTTTCAAATCTGGTGGAAATAACATGAAATGTTCCGCGATCAATTATCTCGTTATAATGGGCGAGCAATTGCTCGTCTTCTTTTCTTCCTCTTTTTTCTATTGTAATTGAAACTTTTGGTGATGAGTTTTTGTCGTCAGTGCAGAAAACCAATCTTTCTAAAATATAAGAGAGGCAAATTGAATATGGATTGTCTGCGACTTTTCCGTATTTTTCAATATGCCTCTTTTTGTCTATCGCAACAGAAATAATGATAAATTTCGCTTCGGAAATAATCTTGTTAAGTCTTTCATAAAAACGCTTCTTGATATCAATATCAAACAATACCTGAAAAGATCCTTCGCATTTTCTTATATCTCTTGAATGTAAAATAACTTGACTGGTATTAAAAAATTCTTGTTTCAGGGCGATAATATTTGCGACAGCTTTTTGATATTCTGAATCTTCAAACAGACAACCAACTAACAGAAAAATCGGGAAATTATCATCAATAAAAGTTAAGCCGTGGTCACCAGTTTCGTCTAAGAAAAAATGGTATTTTTTATTTTGTTGCTCTAACATAAAATTTATTTCCAAAAACTTAATTTCTCGCTTTTTACCCATTCTATAAACTATTGATTGTGCTTGGCTTAGCCAAGCACACGCCCCAGCATCATCCGTCAAGATTTGCCCTCAACCATCTCACCTCCTTCTCCGCCCTTTCCAATTATCAATTTTTCTATCAGCCCAGACCTCAAAA belongs to Candidatus Nealsonbacteria bacterium CG07_land_8_20_14_0_80_39_13 and includes:
- a CDS encoding histidine--tRNA ligase, producing the protein MEKLKFQSPTGMHDILPEDQKYFQKISKTCEEFADFYGFQPITTPILEESGLFEKGTGELTDIIQKEIYSFKTKGGDSLALRPEGTPPVVRAYLEHGMQSLPQPVRLSYFGPFFRHDRPQAGRYRQFHHFGMEAIGEGSALIDAQIVQIFYNILTSLKLKKLVVEVNSIGDGQCRSSYKRALNKYFRLKTSSLCPDCKKRLKDNPLRILDCKNEKCKEAALEAPQTVDYLCENCHSHFKRFLEFLDEIGIPYTLNPRLVRGLDYYTKTVFEIYEESEEGKSQGTLAAGGRYDNLVKLLGGKKDTPACGGAMGVERIINMMKAQGAEMPQPVLPKIFLAQLGELSKRKSLKLLDDFRKAKIKVAESLGRDSLKPQLKIANKIQARYSLILGQKEALAGEIIIRDMDSRVQKIVKLDKAVEEMKEMLKKQQS
- the lepB gene encoding signal peptidase I, with translation MNKYFSFVFEVVKITVIALLIVLPIRYFLFQPFFVNGQSMEPNFSQNDYLIIDEMSYRLGDPERGDIVVFKYPEDPSKRFIKRVIGLPGETVDVSNGQVIINGKDGSKVLDETGYLPYNVFTTGNVKISMREDEYFVMGDNRAVSFDSRSWGILPRKNIIGKVFLRVWPFTSLHEFNTLDYNN
- a CDS encoding aminoacyl-tRNA hydrolase, producing MLLIVGLGNPGEKFKNTRHNIGFKAIDGIVANFSRPLTESRSGGTTFNFQSIFNAQISKGKINGQDIVLAKPQTFMNLSGQSIKKIIKDCPASTPLWRGKMREKLKIENLVVIHDDIDLPLGKIKIVKNRGTGGHKGVESIAKELKTKNFIRIRIGVNQSSKLKMQNEEQQLKTQKIEAFVLGKFDKKEEKIVKEIIKKTISAVEMILSQGLEKTMSEFNQ
- a CDS encoding DUF3800 domain-containing protein, whose product is MGKKREIKFLEINFMLEQQNKKYHFFLDETGDHGLTFIDDNFPIFLLVGCLFEDSEYQKAVANIIALKQEFFNTSQVILHSRDIRKCEGSFQVLFDIDIKKRFYERLNKIISEAKFIIISVAIDKKRHIEKYGKVADNPYSICLSYILERLVFCTDDKNSSPKVSITIEKRGRKEDEQLLAHYNEIIDRGTFHVISTRFEKRIESFSMVTKKDNDNGLQIADLCAYPIARHVLNSEEPYIPFTIIKNKLYCSGAGKIDGYGLEIFS